One Triticum dicoccoides isolate Atlit2015 ecotype Zavitan chromosome 3B, WEW_v2.0, whole genome shotgun sequence genomic window, caGAAAAATGTTTGCATATTTCTAAAAGGGTTCACCTTTAAAAAATCTTCATTAGTTCAAAACATATCCTGCTTTCAAAttagttcataaattcaaaaaatgttcgtcgtATTTGCTTCTCAAATTTTGTTCAGACTTTTATTTTTTGCTCACAAATGAAAAAATGTTGCTTTTTGTCCCAAATATTCCTTTTTCCAACATTTGTTCAAAATTCAAATAAATTTCCGTTTTAAATTTATTTGCAAATTCAAATATTGTTAACAATTTGTTATCTTCAGAAAACGTTTTGAATTTGTTTGcaaattcaaatattttttaaGGTGATGGTTTCCAGAAAATGTTTCAGTTTTTTATCTTCAATTTGTTAACTAATTAGAAAGTTTTTTCGTTTCACAAAACATTTCAGGTTTTTTTTCAAAATAAATATTGCTCGAAATTTCAAAAGTATTTCGGATCTGCGCTGGCGTTTTGTTCATAAGGCCTTGCGCTGCGTTATCACGTGTGAGGCTCGACAGCTCAGATGGTATTGTGTCTGAGTCTTTTCCCATGTTACCTGGGTTAGGGTTCGATCCCCCGCAAGTGTTTCTTTTTGGAGTTACGGTCTATGCGATCGCAGCCGGTCTGTACttcatgggctggcccagctgtggACTGGCATGGCGGGTTAATGGTAATGTCAGGCCAATCAGATCACGACTCCCATTAATTCCTTGATGGTCAAAGTTTGTCTGTTTTTTTTTGTTCCTTTTTTATCCTACTCCCTGCGCTCCTAAACATAAGtctttagagattttaatatgaactacatacgaagcaaaataaataaatctgtactttaaaatacgtctatattcatctgtatgtagtctatatgtaaatctctaaaatgacttatatttaAAACGGAAGAAACGGAAATTCAATTTGGCTCCGGAGAGCAGATGCTCCTGTGCCAAAAAATAattttgaaatgtcaaaaaaaattaaGACAAAACTTTGATGTGTTCTTAATCACATCGAAATGCTACCTGCAAATTTTGAGACAAAAAGTTTAAGCATTTTGGCttgtgcaaaaaaaaaaagaattgaACACCAAATGTTATCCCAAAATGCCACCTTAAATTTGTTTTTTTCACAGACGAAACACACTGCTTCCTTGCTAGTGGTTGAGAGCGGCAATCGAGCAGCCGTGCCGTCACAATGTGGCAGGCAGTGAATGAGTGATCCTGCTCGTTCGCGTGCAGCGCAGGGATGCACGTGCATTCCAAGATACGACCGCCGACGCCGGCGCTGGTGCCGAGCGTTGATCCTCAGACTGGAAAGATCGATCATGCATGGAGTACGACGAAAACTCCGATGAGGGCAATAGCGTCGTGCATGCACGGATGCCAACAACGGCCATGGTTTGTTAATGGTTGCTCAAGGTTCGTTGGCCCCGGGAGGACCAATCACCGATGAGCAATGCATCCACCGGCCACCACAGAACGTGCAGAAAGAAAAAGGGTTACTAAAACACTGTATTTATATGATGAGGGACCATATCACTTTGCGTACGCTCGTCCAAGAATCGTGGAAATGATGAATGCTTTTGCCCATCACCAAGCTTGAGCAGTAGGAGTACGTATGACAATACCCGGCCAACTTGTGGACAACACATATTAGAATAGAATGATAAACATCTCAATGAAACCAAAAGATTTTCCATGAAATGACGTAGCCTTGGACCAATAGTAGCCTCAGTCAACACTGAGATCTGTCATAGTGAGCCATGCCAAATTTACATTTTTATGGCCTTGAGAATAAACAGTACAAGACAGTTTCCTGCTATTGAACAAGAATCACGAAAATAGAGATAATGAGTTAGTAATAAAATAGGCAAAAGTTGGTCATATAAGTTGGATCGTGGTGATCCTCTGCGATAACAGGCGCAGCCTTGGACCAATCCTTGTACTTTCTCTTCATTCCAAAATATAATGCGTATTAAGTTTATAAAAgttaaatattttatatatttgACCAAGTTTATTGAAAGTTATATCAACTTGTGCAAtactaaataaataaaatatatgcCATGATGAATCTATCGATGTTGATTATGTATTGTAGTTTTTGATTTTTGCTCTCAAAACTTAGTCAAACATAGAGAAGTTTGGCTTTTCTGAAAATTAATAAAGTTTATATTTTGAAGTGGAGGTACTAGTACTTTCACAATGGCCACTTTTTTTAGGAGGGTAGCGTGTATGTCAAAAAAAAGGGCTACAACGCTCTTCCGCAAAGAAAAAAGGGCTACAATGCTCGTATAGAGTTCAGCAACAAGCGACGAGGAGAAAGACGTCGATAGTGTTAGAGCATCTCCGATAGCATGTGTATATTCAGATGTTTATATATCAATATAGACAATGGTCTAAAAAGGTTCCTCATACTATGTTCTCTCCTATATTTTAATATTATTTTGTAACTACCAATTCAACTACCATTTTAATAGTAATTCAACGATTTACTTATTGCAGTGTTAACGACTACTTTTCAAACAACTATATTTTCAACGGACACTTTTCAAACGGCTCTATTTCCAACTACTATTTTTTTAACGGCTCTATTTCAATGGCTACTTTTCCAACGGCTTTATTCCAGGCATATATATACCACCCCTTTCTCACCTCTCTCAAATCATTCCATCTTGTGCTTCTCTCATCTCTCTTCCGAGTCCCTCTGTCTCCTCTCTTAGAACACAATGAGTGAAACAGGGTTCGTTTTGGATATGCTCATGAATTCGTCCACGTCATCTTCATCGGACGACGACAAACTAATTCTTGCGGCATTTGTGGAGCGCGATGAGGAAGAGGGGGCGGTGTGTGCAGAAACAAAACGAAACTCTCTGTGAGTATATCCAACGGTGGACCACTCTGCACAATACGGTGGAAAACATCACTGAACACCAGGCGATCTGCGCCTTCAAGGCCGGAGTAAGATACCGTGAGCTGAACATGAAGTTTGACCGAACTGAGACCTTGACTATCAGTCGGGCTATGGAGATAGCCAATCAGTATGCTAATGGTGAGGAGGAAGACCGACTGAGGAGCGGCAGAAGCCGGACATGCGACGATCATCAGCCGGAAAACAAGGGCAAGAAGCACAAGCGCAAGGCTGACGCTGGAGGGAGCATTGAGGCTGCGGCTCTAGCCAGCCAAGACAAGAGCAAAGGCTCCCAAAAGCAGAAGAAGGACTCTCCCTCCCTAGCCATGAAAACTTGTTGGTACTCTAGGATTTGGAGGAGAAGGccttgatctacacttccaccaagagaaatttgattccttcCATTAATCCCTTGCATATCTTGTTACTCTGGGGTGTTTGGACATCCTAGACGAAGGAGGTCGCCTCGGAGCCACATTCAATCATGGTGGTGTTGGGAGTCTCCAATTAAGTTATGGAGagggccccaaccttgtttgtaaagattcggtcgccaccttcaagtgcaccactagtggaatcacgacatctggcattgtgcgagggcgtgaggataatacggtggccctattggcttcttggggagcattgtgccttcacactgctctaacagagacgtacccccccccccccaagggagggaactttggtaacacatcctcgtctccatccgctccacttgtggttacttcttacctttactttgatcaaacttatatTGTGTTTCTATCTTGTGCTTGCTTGTGTTGTTTTTGTTgagcttgtcatataggttgtccacctcTTTGCATTTCtaaacaacctattttgttgctaaGCCTAATTTAATAAAAGTAAGATAATAATTGTTAGTCACCTAttcacccctccccctctagtcgaccATATCGATCCCTACAGTCGTCGTTGACCGGTGCTCGGGGACTCAGAACCTCCTACTCCAATACAACGACTCACAGGCAGCATCCCATCGGAGTTTATGAACTACGAGAACTTGATATTGATATCAAGCGAGAGCAATCGGCTCTCAGGGACGATGCCAACATGGATGGGACTTCTAAACAACCCTAGAAATCTTGAATCTCAATAACAACTCTTTCTCCAGGCGGATACCGCCGGAGCTAGGAGACTGCATGAGTATAGTTTGGTTGGATCAAAGCTTTTGATGATCTGACAGGTCCAACAAGCCATCATTTAGCCTCACATCTAGAGCTTGTTCCATCTAGGCCATATTAAAAAGTNNNNNNNNNNNNNNNNNNNNNNNNNNNNNNNNNNNNNNNNNNNNNNNNNNNNNNNNNNNNNNNNNNNNNNNNNNNNNNNNNNNNNNNNNNNNNNNNNNNNNNNNNNNNNNNNNNNNNNNNNNNNNNNNNNNNNNNNNNNNNNNNNNNNNNNNNNNNNNNNNNNNNNNNNNNNNNNNNNNNNNNNNNNNNNNNNNNNNNNNNNNNNNNNNNNNNNNNNNNGCCATGTGCTTCACATGTCAGCTCGGTGGACGCATACCTCGGGGTGACCCGCTCTGTTTTTGAGTAGGCGGTAGGTGTTCTGTCGCAAAGCTTACAGGTAAGGCTCCATCCGAGCCGACATTATTTCGGGAATCCCTTTTACTTATCAGATCTTGTTTGTTTAAAGACAAACGAAATTGCTAATTATGGTAGTAGCCCCTAAGATTTGATATGGGCGGCCGTAACGCGGCTTGAAAATTGATTAAAAAAAATGCCTCCCTTGACAGGGCGCTCCGGCGAAGAATAACCAGCTATGCGAGGTGATTTCCCAAACGAAAGGGAAGTTGAATGATGCTTTAGCCGAGGCGGAACAAGTAAAAAAGTTCACAGGAGAATGCACAGTTTTCTAGTATAGATGCACTGTTTTCTTTCCTAGTGGTCGAGGCGGCAATCGAGCAGCCGTGCCCGTCACAATGTGGTAGGCAGTGAACGAGTGATCAATATGCACGTGCAATCCAAGATACGACCGCGGGCCAGAGAAGGTTCGTTGGCCCCGGGAGGACCAATCATCAATGAGCAATGGCATCCACCAGCTCCATAGCCTCGCCAAAACAAGTGTGCTCCCAGATTGATTAACTAGTGTCTACCCCCAGTACAACAGGCACACCGGCCACCACAGAACGTGCATAAAGAAAAAGGGTTACGAAAATGGTGTAATTATACGATGATGCACCATATCACTTTGCGTACGTTGGTCGTAGAATCGTGGAGATGATGAATAGTTTGCCCATCACCAAGCTTGAGCAGTACGTATGACATTACCCAGCTACTGATTGGGAATATGCATGATGCCAAACGGACACTTGTGCACAATACATAATATAAAACGGTAAACATCTCAATGAAATGAAGATGGGTAGATGAATCAGAAGCCGGACACGTCGCTCTCTCTTGAAACCAAAAGGTTTTCTATGAAATGACGTCGGGGCTCTCACTCATTGCTCTGTTTTATAATACAGTATAATAAACACTGTCGGTGGGTGAATCAGCGAGCGCAGCCCAACGTTGACGATGAAACCCAGTCGTACGCCTATTAATACCCAGAGCATACGACACGAGATGATTCAACCATGGAAGCCatggcgtcatcgccggcggctaaGCCTACGCCGACCACCACCCTCCGTGTGGCCGCCTTCAGCGGCTCCCTCCGCAAGGGCTCGTGGCACGGTGGCCTCATCCGCGCGGCCGAGGAGCTGTGCGAGGAGTCCATCCCGGGGCTGCAAATCGACCACGTCGACATCTCCGGCCTGCCCATGGCCAACCCGGACCTGGAGACGGACGACGGCGACGGCTTCCCGCCGGACGTCGAGGCGTTCCGCCACAGGGTCCGCGCCGCCGACTGCTTCCTCTTCGCCTCGCCCGAGTACAACTACTCCGTCACGGCCACGCTGAAGAACGCGCTGGACTGGGCGTCGAGGGGCAAGCACAAGTGCTGGGCGGACAAGGCCGCGGCCATCGTCTCCGCGGGCGGCAGCTGTGGCGGGGGCAGGGCGGCGTTCCACCTTCGCCAGATTGGGGTGTTCCTCGACATCCACTTCATCAACAAGCCGGAGCTCCAGGTCAGGGCGTACGAGGACCCGCTCAAGTTCGACGCCGACGGCAACCTCGTCGACGCCGAGACCAGGGAGCGGCTCAAGCAGGTGCTCCTCTCGCTGCAGGCCTTCGCGCTCCGGCTCCAACactaggactggctgaagaagaaaCTTGGCACCGCGCGTTAAATAAACGTTAATCTGCATTTCCCTTTGGGTGTTGGATATGTTCATATGCACACGTACGTACTTTAAACTTTTGTTGGGCAGTGGACATTTTGATCCGTATTCCTCACCAGTCTGTATGTGGTTCTGTCAGAAAGAGTAAAGCTGCCAATGCTGCTAAACAGCATAATTGTAAGAAATCACGCGAGTACCCCTGTTACAAACGCTTTTGTTAAGTTTTACTCGACTGGTTTATGTCTTAGTCAACAGTCAACACTGAGATCAGTCATGGAGAGCAGTGTAACATTTACAATTTTTAAGGCCTAATAATAAACAATAGTAGTACATCACTGAATTTTGAAGTCTCAGTCAACAATGAGATCTATCATAGAGAGCCGTGCCAAATTTGTATTTTATGGCCCTGAGAATAGACAGTACTGTACTACAACAACTTTGATAGTATTAGATGAACAAAGTAGTACTACAACACAGTTTCCCCCTATTGAACTGTCCTGTTGATCTTAGGCCTTCCCCAATGTTTCATGTTTGTATAAGTGCTAAGACTGTCATGtaggcaaaaaatctgatgtgACAAGGTAATAAAAAGGAGAGAAGTGAGTTTGATGACCCCAGGAAAAACCAATGTCAAACACGTGAACCTAGGCAAACGCAATTAAATGAAAGAAACCCACCAATGCATGAAATAGTTTAGTTGCTAAAGCATTAAATGAGGAGAGTTTAGCACCAACAAGTGAAGCACCTAAGCATTGTGGACATTAGTTTCTAAACTTTTTAATATGCTTAGCACCTTATCTAACCACCTATACATTGAAAGTGGCCTTATATTTTCTAATCTGCCATGGAGAAGAAGCACGAAAAAGTAGAGATAATAAGTTATTAGTAATAAAATAGGCAAAACTTGGTCATATAAGTTGGATCGTCGTGATCCTCTCCGATAACAAGCTCAGCCTTCGACCAATCCTTGTACTTCCTCttccttcgttccaaaatatacGTATAAAGTTTTAAAAAgttaaatattttatatatttgaccaagtttatagaaaggtATATCAACTTGTACAATACTTAGTACAATACTTAAATAAATAAAGAGTCATTTTACAGTGCATCCGGACGGTATGAACCGTCCGTCGGAGCGAATTCGACGGTCCAGATCCGATGCAATACGCTGATGTCACGTGTATTATATCAGACCCCGAGGGGCATTTTCGGGAGAAAAAATATTTTAAACTGATCTGATTTTCCCTCCCAAATATTTCGAGGGTATTCTCGGTACGAATTCAGGGCTTTTTCGGTTCGATTTTTATCCTGTTCGCTAGGGTTTATTCCTCGCCGCCGCGAGGGTTTTAATCCTCGCCGACAGGATTCTAGCCGCTCGTCGCGGCCCCTCCCCGCCTcgtcgccggcaggatctagccgcgcgtcgcggcccctccctctctcgtcgccggcaggatctagccgcgcGTCGCGGCCCCTCCCTTCCTCCACCCCAATTCCCTCGCGATCTCGCACCACCTTTTCAACGAACACTAGAGAAGGCCCACTTCCCTCCCCGCGGCGGCCGCCGGCGAAGAGTCGGCGCCATCCCACCTCCCAGTCCTCCATGCGGGTGCCTATAGCCACAAGGTTATAGGCAACCTCTTTCCCACACCCCAATTGGTTGTTTGTGTCCTCTACATATCATTTCTCAGCCATGGCTACAACTTTGATCTAGCCATGCATCTCGTCCGATGGCAAGGTGGTTGGGTATGGATGATGTTCTGCGGGACTAGATGAAGCCGGCCGCCGGCCTCGACGGCCAGCCCCATTCGTCCAGCCCCGAATGCATGATCTATGAACGTTCAATCGttgcattcaacatgtattctttcaATTTGGCTGATAGGTGAGATTTGGAGATCAATAGAGATGATAAGCTATTAATTTTAGAATGTACTATAAACAATTCATAGCTTATGTTGCTCAATATTTATGATGCTCGCTTCTTCTTGTGCAATTGCTGGACTGGGATCAATAGACTTGGCATGTGATTTATATGAAAAATTAGATTCACATGGGATATCCACCTTTTCAAGATTGCTGTTAATTCTTATTATGATGTTTTAGCCTTGTTAAAGGGAGAGTAATGGTCCTCGCAAAATGCAGAGAGAAAGGAATGAGCATTTGATTCTTCCATATGTTGCATTTCATTCTTCCGTGTTTAGTTATGTCCAACATTTGTTACATGCACACACTTGACATGGTTTATACAAGTAGTAATTTTTCCTCTGTTTTGAAGGGCTATGACAGAATATGCTATGTGATTCCCTGAGGCGGGATGGATGTACCATGGCCTCACCACTGTGCTCCTGAAGGTGATCGCTTCAATTCAGCGTTGCAGCACCTGCAGAGGCCCCCTATGGTACGTGCTTTACTCTTGTTATCCTATGCTCTATTTTTTTGGCTTTGTGGCCTGCCTACGAGACATACTGGGATTGCGTGTTGAATCAGGCAGTATTTTTGACTTCTGTTGTGAGGCTATGCTCATGCTCGTACCTTTTTCTCTCGTATGATAATAGACATAAATAATCATTATTCTTCTAGGGTTGCCCTAGGCACCATTACTGCCACATGGTAGTAAAAAGCAAATATAGATTTCTATGAGATCCCGTACAGACCAAATTTATTGCAAGCAAAATATAGcaaccaatattat contains:
- the LOC119282448 gene encoding probable NADPH:quinone oxidoreductase 1; protein product: MASSPAAKPTPTTTLRVAAFSGSLRKGSWHGGLIRAAEELCEESIPGLQIDHVDISGLPMANPDLETDDGDGFPPDVEAFRHRVRAADCFLFASPEYNYSVTATLKNALDWASRGKHKCWADKAAAIVSAGGSCGGGRAAFHLRQIGVFLDIHFINKPELQVRAYEDPLKFDADGNLVDAETRERLKQVLLSLQAFALRLQH